Proteins from a single region of Streptomyces spinoverrucosus:
- a CDS encoding ABC transporter ATP-binding protein, which translates to MRSEPVLQVQALVKRYGDKTAVNGLDLVAGAGITAVLGPNGAGKTTTVETCEGYRKPDSGRVRVLGLDPVRQSRELRPRIGVMLQSGGVYSGARADEMLRHVAQLHAHPLDVDALIERLGLGSCGRTTYRRLSGGQQQRLALAMAVVGRPELVFLDEPTAGLDPQARRATWDLVRDLRADGVSVILTTHYMDEAEQLADDVAVIDAGRVIAQGSPEELCRGGAENTLRFTGRPGLDVASLLKALPADCAAAELTPGSYRVVGKVDPQLLATVTSWCAQHGVMPDRISVERHTLEDVFLELTGKELRS; encoded by the coding sequence ATGCGAAGTGAGCCCGTGCTCCAGGTCCAGGCCTTGGTGAAGCGGTACGGCGACAAGACCGCGGTGAACGGCCTCGACCTGGTGGCCGGGGCGGGCATCACCGCCGTTCTCGGACCCAACGGCGCCGGCAAGACGACCACCGTCGAGACCTGCGAGGGGTACCGGAAGCCGGACTCCGGCAGGGTGCGCGTCCTGGGCCTCGACCCGGTGCGGCAGTCCCGCGAGCTTCGGCCACGGATCGGCGTGATGCTCCAGTCCGGCGGCGTCTACTCCGGCGCCCGCGCGGACGAGATGCTCCGCCATGTGGCCCAGCTGCACGCGCACCCGCTGGACGTGGACGCCCTGATCGAACGCCTCGGCCTCGGCTCGTGCGGCCGCACCACCTACCGTCGCCTCTCCGGCGGCCAGCAGCAGCGGCTGGCGCTGGCCATGGCCGTCGTCGGCCGACCGGAGCTGGTCTTCCTGGACGAGCCGACCGCCGGCCTGGACCCGCAGGCGCGCCGGGCCACCTGGGACCTCGTACGGGACCTGCGCGCGGACGGCGTCTCCGTGATCCTCACGACCCACTACATGGACGAGGCCGAGCAGCTCGCCGACGACGTCGCGGTCATCGACGCCGGCCGGGTGATCGCTCAGGGCTCCCCCGAGGAGCTGTGCCGCGGCGGCGCCGAGAACACGCTGCGCTTCACCGGCCGCCCCGGCCTCGACGTCGCCTCCCTGCTCAAGGCGCTCCCCGCCGACTGCGCGGCCGCCGAGCTGACCCCGGGCTCGTACCGGGTCGTCGGCAAGGTCGACCCACAGCTGCTGGCGACGGTGACGTCCTGGTGCGCCCAGCACGGGGTGATGCCGGACCGGATCTCGGTGGAACGGCACACCCTGGAGGACGTCTTCTTGGAGCTCACCGGCAAGGAGCTGCGCTCGTGA
- a CDS encoding ABC transporter permease yields MIAAQAALETKMLLRNGEQLLLTVIIPTLLLVLFSTVDIVDTGEGKAVDFLAPGILALAVMSTAFTGQAIATGFERRYGVLKRLASSPLPRWGLMAAKTASVLVVEVLQVILVTVIALALGWSPQGNPLAVLLLLILGTAAFSGLGLLMAGTLKAEATLAAANLVFLLLLVGGGVVVPLDKFPDAAQTVLGLLPISALSDGLRDVLQHGGGMPWGDLGILAGWSVVGLAAAGRFFRWE; encoded by the coding sequence ATGATCGCGGCGCAGGCGGCGCTGGAGACCAAGATGCTGCTGCGCAACGGCGAGCAGCTGCTGCTGACGGTGATCATCCCGACGCTGCTGCTCGTGCTCTTCAGCACCGTCGACATCGTCGACACCGGCGAGGGAAAGGCCGTCGACTTCCTCGCCCCCGGCATCCTCGCGCTCGCCGTGATGTCGACGGCCTTCACGGGCCAGGCCATCGCGACGGGCTTCGAACGCCGCTACGGCGTGCTGAAGCGGCTGGCGTCCTCCCCGCTCCCCCGCTGGGGTCTGATGGCCGCGAAGACCGCGTCCGTGCTGGTCGTCGAGGTGCTCCAGGTGATCCTGGTGACGGTGATCGCCCTCGCGCTGGGCTGGTCGCCGCAGGGCAACCCGCTCGCCGTACTCCTCCTGCTGATCCTCGGTACGGCCGCCTTCTCCGGCCTCGGCCTGCTGATGGCGGGCACGCTCAAGGCGGAGGCGACGCTGGCCGCCGCGAACCTCGTCTTCCTGCTGCTGCTCGTCGGCGGCGGGGTCGTCGTCCCGCTGGACAAGTTCCCGGACGCGGCACAGACCGTGCTGGGCCTGCTGCCCATCTCGGCGCTGTCGGACGGGCTGCGGGACGTGCTCCAGCACGGCGGCGGGATGCCGTGGGGTGACCTGGGCATCCTGGCCGGCTGGTCGGTCGTGGGCCTGGCGGCGGCGGGCCGCTTCTTCCGCTGGGAGTAG
- a CDS encoding COX15/CtaA family protein encodes MVRVPKLTRADASAALHNPLAFIAERWTPTTRTVQRAALAALVMAVIIVVTGGAVRLTGSGLGCPTWPKCTDDSLTATREMGLHGAIEFGNRMLAYVLSAAVGWAIIAARAQKPWRRDLTRLGWAQFWVVMSNAVLGGIVVLVGLNPYTVAAHFLATTALITVAVLMWQRTREGSTPARPLVGKAVRQLVWSLIAASALLIMVGTVVTGAGPHAGDSSDVPRMPVDWENVTKLHAVLAWIVVTLTFALWFVLKAVDAPRGPLNRTRDLFLILLAQGVIGYAQYWTDLPEILVGLHMLGSCLVWIAVLRVALSLRERPETPQVEAPATPAQAYDATSPSMAGPR; translated from the coding sequence ATGGTGCGCGTGCCAAAGTTGACCCGCGCCGACGCCTCAGCCGCGTTGCACAACCCGCTCGCCTTCATCGCCGAACGCTGGACCCCCACCACCAGGACGGTTCAACGGGCCGCCCTCGCCGCACTCGTCATGGCGGTGATCATCGTGGTCACCGGCGGCGCGGTACGGCTCACCGGTTCCGGCCTCGGCTGCCCGACGTGGCCCAAGTGCACGGACGACTCGCTGACCGCGACCCGCGAGATGGGCCTGCACGGCGCCATCGAGTTCGGCAACCGCATGCTCGCCTACGTGCTGAGCGCGGCGGTCGGCTGGGCGATCATCGCGGCCCGCGCGCAGAAGCCGTGGCGGCGCGACCTCACCCGGCTGGGCTGGGCGCAGTTCTGGGTCGTCATGAGCAACGCCGTGCTCGGCGGCATCGTGGTGCTGGTCGGTCTCAACCCGTACACGGTCGCGGCCCACTTCCTGGCGACCACGGCGCTGATCACGGTGGCCGTGCTGATGTGGCAGCGCACCCGGGAGGGCAGCACGCCGGCGCGGCCGCTGGTCGGCAAGGCCGTGCGGCAGCTGGTGTGGAGCCTGATCGCCGCGAGCGCCCTGCTGATCATGGTCGGCACGGTGGTCACCGGCGCGGGCCCGCACGCGGGTGACTCCAGCGACGTACCGCGCATGCCGGTGGACTGGGAGAACGTCACCAAGCTGCACGCCGTGCTGGCGTGGATCGTGGTGACGCTGACCTTCGCCCTGTGGTTCGTCCTCAAGGCCGTCGACGCCCCGCGCGGCCCCCTGAACCGCACCCGCGACCTGTTCCTGATCCTGCTCGCCCAGGGTGTCATCGGTTACGCCCAGTACTGGACCGATCTCCCCGAGATCCTGGTCGGCCTGCACATGCTGGGCTCGTGCCTGGTGTGGATCGCGGTGCTCCGCGTCGCGCTGTCCCTGCGCGAACGCCCCGAGACCCCGCAGGTCGAGGCCCCGGCCACGCCGGCTCAGGCGTACGACGCCACCAGCCCGTCGATGGCCGGCCCCAGGTAG
- a CDS encoding helix-turn-helix transcriptional regulator has product MKNVGQARETPTGAPQEEFATGERSTRNRVARSILDHGPSTVAELAGRLGLTQAAVRRHLDALVADDVVAAREQRVYGARTRGRPAKVFALTDCGRDAFDQSYDKLAVDALRWIAEREGGSEAVAAFARARMAAQAGAYRKAIESAAPEERAEALAKALSVDGYAATARSAPTGEQLCQHHCPVAHVAEQFPQLCEAETEIFAELLGTHVQRLATIAHGDGVCTTFIPKTSKTHNTASTAGRNPA; this is encoded by the coding sequence GTGAAAAACGTCGGCCAGGCTCGGGAGACCCCCACGGGGGCCCCTCAGGAGGAGTTCGCGACCGGAGAGCGCTCGACGCGCAACCGGGTCGCGCGGTCCATCCTGGACCACGGCCCGTCGACCGTGGCCGAACTCGCCGGACGGCTCGGCCTCACCCAGGCGGCCGTACGCCGGCACCTGGACGCGCTGGTCGCCGACGACGTCGTCGCGGCACGCGAGCAGCGGGTCTACGGAGCGCGGACGCGCGGCCGGCCCGCCAAGGTGTTCGCCCTGACCGACTGCGGCCGGGACGCCTTCGACCAGTCGTACGACAAGCTCGCCGTGGACGCGCTGCGCTGGATCGCCGAGCGGGAGGGCGGAAGCGAGGCGGTCGCCGCCTTCGCCCGCGCCCGGATGGCCGCCCAGGCGGGCGCGTACCGCAAGGCGATCGAGTCGGCCGCACCCGAGGAGCGGGCAGAAGCACTGGCCAAGGCCCTGAGCGTGGACGGGTACGCTGCTACGGCGCGCAGCGCGCCCACCGGCGAGCAGCTGTGCCAGCACCACTGCCCGGTCGCCCACGTCGCCGAGCAGTTCCCGCAGCTGTGCGAGGCCGAGACGGAGATCTTCGCCGAGCTGCTCGGAACCCATGTCCAGCGGCTGGCCACCATCGCGCACGGCGACGGTGTCTGCACGACGTTCATCCCCAAGACTTCCAAGACCCACAACACCGCAAGCACGGCCGGGAGGAACCCCGCATGA
- the sufB gene encoding Fe-S cluster assembly protein SufB: MTLPTETAHPELEGLGNYEYGWADSDEAGASARRGLDEDVVRDISGKKSEPEWMTKLRLKGLKLFEKKPMPNWGSDLSGIDFDNIKYFVRSTEKQAESWEDLPEDIKNTYDKLGIPEAEKQRLVAGVAAQYESEVVYHQIREDLEEQGVIFLDTDTALKEHPELFKEYFGTVIPPGDNKFASLNTAVWSGGSFIYVPPGVHVEIPLQAYFRINTENMGQFERTLIIVDEGAYVHYVEGCTAPIYKSDSLHSAVVEIIVKKNARCRYTTIQNWSNNVYNLVTKRAVAYEGATMEWIDGNIGSKVTMKYPAVYLMGEHAKGETLSIAFAGEGQHQDAGAKMVHMAPNTSSNIVSKSVARGGGRTSYRGLIEIGEGAPGAKSNVLCDALLVDTISRSDTYPYVDVREDDVSMGHEATVSKVSEDQLFYLMSRGLSEDEAMAMIVRGFVEPIAKELPMEYALELNRLIELQMEGAVG, encoded by the coding sequence ATGACTCTCCCCACGGAGACTGCCCACCCCGAACTCGAGGGCCTGGGCAACTACGAATACGGCTGGGCCGACTCCGACGAGGCCGGTGCGTCGGCACGCCGCGGCCTGGACGAGGACGTCGTCCGGGACATCTCCGGGAAGAAGAGCGAGCCGGAGTGGATGACCAAGCTCCGTCTCAAGGGCCTGAAGCTCTTCGAGAAGAAGCCCATGCCGAACTGGGGCTCGGACCTGTCGGGCATCGACTTCGACAACATCAAGTACTTCGTGCGTTCCACGGAGAAGCAGGCGGAGTCCTGGGAGGACCTGCCCGAGGACATCAAGAACACGTACGACAAGCTCGGCATCCCGGAGGCGGAGAAGCAGCGCCTCGTGGCCGGTGTCGCCGCCCAGTACGAGTCCGAGGTCGTCTACCACCAGATCCGCGAGGACCTGGAGGAGCAGGGCGTCATCTTCCTCGACACCGACACCGCGCTGAAGGAGCACCCGGAGCTCTTCAAGGAGTACTTCGGCACCGTCATCCCGCCCGGTGACAACAAGTTCGCGTCGCTGAACACCGCCGTGTGGTCGGGTGGCTCCTTCATCTACGTCCCGCCGGGCGTCCACGTGGAGATCCCGCTCCAGGCCTACTTCCGGATCAACACCGAGAACATGGGCCAGTTCGAGCGGACCCTGATCATCGTCGACGAGGGTGCCTACGTGCACTACGTCGAGGGCTGCACCGCCCCGATCTACAAGTCGGACTCGCTGCACTCCGCGGTCGTCGAGATCATCGTCAAGAAGAACGCCCGCTGCCGCTACACGACCATCCAGAACTGGTCGAACAACGTCTACAACCTGGTCACCAAGCGCGCCGTCGCCTACGAGGGCGCGACCATGGAGTGGATCGACGGCAACATCGGCTCCAAGGTGACGATGAAGTACCCGGCCGTCTACCTGATGGGCGAGCACGCCAAGGGCGAGACCCTGTCCATCGCCTTCGCGGGCGAGGGCCAGCACCAGGACGCCGGCGCCAAGATGGTCCACATGGCGCCGAACACCTCGTCCAACATCGTCTCCAAGTCGGTGGCGCGCGGTGGCGGTCGTACGTCCTACCGCGGCCTGATCGAGATCGGCGAGGGCGCCCCGGGCGCCAAGTCGAACGTCCTGTGTGACGCTCTGCTCGTCGACACCATCTCCCGGTCGGACACCTACCCGTACGTGGACGTCCGTGAGGACGACGTGTCCATGGGCCACGAGGCGACCGTCTCCAAGGTCTCCGAGGACCAGCTCTTCTACCTGATGAGCCGTGGTCTGAGCGAGGACGAGGCGATGGCGATGATCGTGCGCGGCTTCGTCGAGCCGATCGCCAAGGAGCTGCCCATGGAGTACGCCCTTGAGCTCAACCGGCTGATCGAGCTGCAGATGGAAGGCGCGGTCGGCTAA